One segment of Dolichospermum sp. DET69 DNA contains the following:
- a CDS encoding IS607 family transposase, whose translation MKYLTPEQVYKQFGYHPKTTAEWADLGKIECIRSPGGHRRYPESAFIKTVSTDKERVLYARVSTKTQLLDLDTQIEFLGKTYPGCRVVKDVASGMNWKRKNFLKLMTQVAQNQISEIVVGHKDRLCRFGFEFVEWFCNLHSCKIVVVNNAKLSPHEELMQDFMAIMHCFSSKLYFLRAYKKKIAEEQNIHETNSSQYESMGV comes from the coding sequence ATGAAATACCTAACCCCAGAACAAGTTTATAAACAGTTCGGCTATCACCCTAAGACGACGGCAGAATGGGCTGACTTAGGGAAAATAGAATGTATCCGTTCCCCTGGTGGACATCGAAGATATCCAGAATCAGCGTTTATAAAAACAGTCTCAACGGATAAAGAGCGGGTTCTTTACGCCCGTGTCAGCACAAAAACCCAGTTGTTAGACCTTGACACACAAATAGAATTTTTAGGTAAAACCTACCCAGGATGTCGAGTCGTCAAGGATGTGGCTAGTGGCATGAATTGGAAGCGGAAAAACTTTCTTAAATTAATGACTCAAGTTGCCCAGAATCAAATCTCTGAAATTGTCGTAGGGCATAAAGACAGATTATGCAGATTTGGATTTGAGTTCGTTGAGTGGTTTTGCAACCTTCACAGCTGCAAAATTGTTGTGGTAAACAATGCCAAGTTATCACCACACGAAGAGTTAATGCAGGACTTTATGGCTATCATGCACTGCTTTTCCTCCAAACTTTACTTCCTTCGGGCTTACAAGAAAAAAATAGCCGAAGAGCAAAATATTCATGAAACAAATAGTAGTCAATACGAGTCAATGGGTGTATAG
- a CDS encoding addiction module component produces MKLKVKNQLTVTRIAILGTEKLNNWKSNELDLIALSLGKLRSDLWNEFGSLKAWGVSKFEIDKQLRTLKDKYQLPAKLWEATLYDVIDDIHLVQAACVEKVIKSLGQSFQSFQAKKGVLQLTLESREWLEHPKLCTLVRKFWYRGHTKVCNQIIVKAYDTKTDDKGVVWLRFGGLTPCKTLKLPTTLPTEIKCQIRLIKRNSRWQIHYTTDIQKAEKKTEGKIIGCDRGYTEVYATSSNDGARFLGNDFGKIQTQETDYRTAKQVKRNKIKSVFNKSTAKGNGAKADRIKRNNLGRIKWDNRETSFKGRIQTIVFTATHDLMTDAIKVAFEDLTEQIKGKKPMRKRMKRNVSSWCKGIVADALKQVSTRVGCTVVSVNCAYTSQLDSRFSTLTGTRNGDKFTGHDGVVMHSDTNAADNVLVRMGDVEITRYMKHSNVKVILLERTQKFRESLIVETEAKPGKDKPQTLEPKSKLANKVNQRANYKQLTLFDLG; encoded by the coding sequence ATGAAACTCAAGGTAAAGAATCAGTTAACCGTTACGAGAATCGCTATTTTAGGAACTGAAAAACTAAATAACTGGAAATCTAACGAGCTTGATTTGATCGCTTTGAGCTTGGGTAAACTACGCTCTGACCTGTGGAACGAGTTCGGGTCGTTGAAAGCCTGGGGTGTTTCTAAATTTGAGATTGACAAACAGCTACGCACCTTAAAAGACAAATATCAATTACCTGCTAAGTTATGGGAAGCGACTCTCTATGACGTAATTGATGATATTCATTTAGTTCAGGCTGCTTGTGTTGAGAAGGTGATAAAATCTTTGGGGCAATCGTTCCAGTCTTTTCAGGCTAAAAAAGGAGTTTTACAACTTACCTTAGAAAGTCGGGAATGGTTGGAACATCCCAAACTTTGCACCTTAGTTAGAAAGTTTTGGTATCGAGGACACACGAAAGTTTGTAACCAAATTATTGTAAAGGCTTATGATACTAAAACAGATGATAAAGGTGTGGTGTGGTTGCGTTTTGGAGGTTTAACTCCATGTAAAACTCTCAAACTACCAACGACTTTACCAACAGAAATCAAGTGTCAGATAAGGCTAATTAAGCGTAATAGTAGATGGCAAATACATTACACAACTGACATCCAAAAAGCTGAAAAAAAGACCGAGGGTAAAATAATTGGATGTGATAGAGGTTACACCGAAGTTTATGCCACATCTTCTAACGATGGCGCTAGATTTTTAGGTAATGACTTTGGTAAAATCCAAACTCAAGAAACCGATTACAGAACAGCGAAACAAGTTAAACGTAATAAAATCAAGTCAGTTTTTAACAAGTCTACAGCTAAAGGAAATGGTGCTAAGGCTGATAGAATTAAACGGAATAATCTTGGTAGAATCAAGTGGGACAATCGGGAAACATCCTTTAAAGGTAGGATTCAAACAATAGTTTTTACAGCTACGCATGACTTGATGACAGATGCGATCAAGGTAGCTTTTGAAGATTTGACGGAGCAAATAAAAGGCAAAAAGCCCATGAGAAAGCGCATGAAGAGAAATGTTTCTTCATGGTGCAAGGGGATAGTTGCGGATGCCCTCAAACAAGTTTCAACCCGTGTAGGTTGCACGGTTGTTAGTGTTAATTGTGCGTATACGTCACAACTTGACTCCAGATTTAGTACCTTAACGGGGACTAGAAATGGTGACAAGTTTACCGGACATGATGGGGTCGTGATGCACTCAGATACTAACGCTGCTGATAACGTTCTAGTAAGAATGGGTGACGTTGAAATCACTCGTTACATGAAACATTCAAACGTAAAAGTAATATTACTAGAACGAACTCAGAAGTTTCGGGAATCCCTAATAGTGGAGACTGAAGCGAAACCGGGCAAGGATAAGCCCCAGACTCTAGAACCTAAAAGCAAACTTGCGAACAAGGTCAATCAGAGAGCGAACTATAAGCAATTGACGTTGTTTGACCTTGGTTAA
- a CDS encoding response regulator, translating into MNTQLHRTILIVEDSPEDRETYRRYLLRDHDYDYTIIEASLGKEGLNLWRQHKPDVVLLDYQLPDMDGLEFLVSLQTQQPQTPMSIVMMTGVGSEAIAVQAIKAGVQDYLVKEQITSEGLKLALDATIKTVQIQTQLQERIDRERVIAQISQKVSRLLDLNEILHTTVTEVRQFLQTDRVIVFQVDPDDNDNGRVVAESVGADWRSILSEQIYDPCFVESYVDPQLQGRVSVKADIYDSSINPCYVKLLEGLQVRANIVVPILHDNYFWGVLIAHHCAAPRQWRSLEIDLLQQLSIQVSVAIRQAELYQQVKNELAERKRTEEVLRQSEEFRKQVLESSRDCIKVLDLDAQIIYINAGGLCLLEIDDSTPYLNTNWVNFWQDESRQKVEAAIALAKSKETSRFRGFCLTAKGTPKWWDVIVTPMLDQEGQVSQLLATSRDITDRVQLEHDRELILQHKQAALAESERINHIKDEFLTVLSHELRSPLSPILGWTKLLQTRRLDETKTIAALETIERNVKAQCKLIDDLLDMARVLHGKLSLNPASVNLLLVIKSAIDTVQTAAIAKSMQINPVLWDIGQVLGDDVRLQQIIWNLLTNAVKFTPSGGRIDIRLEQINDQAQITITDTGKGISLDFLPHIFESFRQEDASITRKHGGLGLGMAIVYQLVEAHGGTVTADSPGEGKGATFTVRLPLLNVNSKADQSSPWPEQNLDLTGIRVLIIDDDPDSRELISMVIAQGYTNNVVNQGQTTSIAYSSLSD; encoded by the coding sequence ATGAACACTCAACTTCATCGCACTATCTTGATTGTAGAAGACAGCCCAGAAGACCGCGAGACGTACAGACGATATTTGCTGCGCGATCACGACTATGACTACACGATCATAGAGGCAAGTCTGGGTAAAGAAGGATTGAATCTTTGGCGACAGCACAAGCCAGATGTAGTGTTGCTCGATTATCAACTTCCCGACATGGACGGGCTAGAATTTCTCGTTTCCCTGCAAACTCAGCAACCGCAAACGCCTATGTCAATTGTGATGATGACAGGCGTTGGCAGCGAAGCGATCGCCGTCCAGGCGATCAAGGCGGGTGTACAAGATTATCTGGTTAAGGAACAAATCACTTCAGAGGGTCTGAAACTGGCGTTGGACGCAACGATTAAGACGGTACAGATCCAAACTCAACTCCAAGAGCGCATTGATCGAGAGCGGGTCATCGCCCAGATTTCGCAAAAAGTCTCTCGCTTGCTCGACTTAAACGAGATTTTACACACTACCGTCACAGAAGTGCGGCAATTTCTTCAGACTGATCGCGTGATCGTGTTCCAGGTAGATCCAGACGACAACGACAACGGCAGGGTAGTAGCAGAATCTGTGGGCGCAGACTGGCGATCGATTCTGTCAGAGCAGATATATGATCCCTGTTTTGTCGAGAGCTATGTTGATCCCCAGCTTCAAGGAAGGGTGAGTGTCAAAGCCGATATTTACGATAGCAGCATCAATCCATGCTACGTTAAACTCTTGGAGGGGCTTCAAGTCAGAGCGAATATAGTGGTGCCTATTTTGCACGACAACTATTTTTGGGGTGTGCTGATTGCTCATCACTGTGCTGCCCCTCGTCAGTGGCGATCGTTAGAGATTGATTTACTTCAGCAGTTGTCCATACAGGTCAGCGTTGCCATCCGCCAAGCAGAGCTTTATCAGCAAGTCAAAAACGAACTCGCGGAGCGCAAACGCACAGAGGAGGTACTGCGTCAGAGTGAGGAGTTTAGAAAACAGGTGTTAGAGAGCAGTCGTGACTGCATCAAAGTCCTTGATCTCGATGCACAAATTATATATATAAATGCGGGAGGGCTGTGCCTGCTGGAGATCGACGATTCAACTCCCTATCTAAACACAAATTGGGTCAATTTTTGGCAAGACGAATCTCGGCAAAAGGTAGAAGCAGCGATTGCGCTGGCAAAGTCAAAAGAGACAAGTAGATTTCGGGGCTTTTGTCTGACTGCAAAAGGGACACCAAAATGGTGGGATGTGATTGTGACTCCGATGTTGGATCAGGAAGGACAAGTCAGTCAACTATTAGCGACTTCCCGAGACATTACCGATCGCGTTCAACTTGAACATGATCGTGAGCTGATCCTACAACATAAACAAGCTGCCTTAGCGGAATCAGAACGAATCAACCACATCAAAGACGAGTTTCTAACCGTGCTATCTCACGAATTGCGATCGCCTCTCAGCCCGATCTTAGGCTGGACAAAACTGCTGCAAACTCGCAGACTCGATGAAACCAAAACCATCGCCGCATTGGAGACGATAGAGCGAAATGTTAAAGCGCAATGTAAATTGATTGATGACCTGCTGGATATGGCTCGCGTGTTGCACGGCAAGCTAAGTCTGAATCCTGCTTCTGTCAATCTGTTATTGGTGATTAAATCTGCGATTGATACTGTGCAGACTGCGGCGATCGCCAAATCCATGCAAATTAATCCCGTGCTATGGGATATCGGGCAAGTTTTGGGAGATGACGTTCGGCTCCAGCAGATTATTTGGAACTTGCTCACGAACGCAGTTAAGTTCACTCCCAGCGGCGGACGCATTGACATTCGGCTAGAGCAAATCAACGACCAGGCACAGATCACCATCACAGACACGGGCAAAGGCATCAGTCTAGACTTTCTGCCCCACATCTTTGAGTCGTTCCGCCAGGAAGATGCTTCCATAACTCGTAAACACGGTGGGCTAGGGTTGGGCATGGCAATTGTCTATCAATTGGTCGAAGCCCACGGCGGCACTGTCACCGCTGACAGCCCTGGGGAAGGGAAAGGAGCTACTTTTACTGTCAGGCTACCCTTACTCAACGTCAACTCAAAGGCAGATCAATCTAGCCCATGGCCAGAGCAAAACCTGGATCTAACTGGCATCCGCGTGCTGATCATTGACGACGATCCAGATAGCCGCGAACTCATTTCGATGGTCATTGCTCAGGGATACACAAATAACGTAGTTAACCAAGGTCAAACAACGTCAATTGCTTATAGTTCGCTCTCTGATTGA
- a CDS encoding response regulator: MSELSVTAIQKPPLLLVVEDSNEDFEAFQRCVRRSPLTIPIYRCVDGDDALAFLYRTGRYADAQIAPRLGLILLDLNLPGTDGREVLQKIKQDENMKLIPVVIFTTSNNPKDIEACYRQGVNSYIVKPMDFNRLKHSIQILIDYWFDTTILPTDVVKPR; this comes from the coding sequence ATGAGTGAATTATCTGTTACCGCGATCCAGAAACCCCCGCTCTTATTAGTCGTTGAAGACAGCAATGAAGATTTTGAAGCATTCCAACGCTGTGTCCGGCGATCGCCGTTGACAATCCCGATTTATCGCTGTGTGGATGGCGATGACGCTCTAGCATTTCTGTATCGCACAGGTCGCTACGCTGATGCCCAAATCGCCCCGCGTCTAGGACTGATTTTGCTCGATCTCAACTTACCCGGAACGGACGGACGAGAAGTATTGCAAAAAATTAAACAAGATGAGAATATGAAGTTAATTCCGGTTGTTATATTTACAACTTCTAACAATCCCAAAGATATTGAAGCCTGTTATAGACAGGGTGTTAATAGCTATATTGTCAAACCTATGGATTTTAACCGATTAAAGCATAGTATTCAAATTTTAATAGACTACTGGTTTGATACTACGATTCTTCCCACTGATGTGGTAAAACCACGCTAG
- a CDS encoding GAF domain-containing protein, which yields MTHQNVDLTDCNHEPIHIPGLIQPHGVLLVLQETDLTIIQVSSNTLELIRISPDELLGKPLLTLLAPKQIAAIRQCLSEDFDHVNPLDISIESATKVLLFDGILHRQNALIFLELEPKQESQKADFFEFYQRVKGMITKIQKAPTLLKMSEAVVKEVRMVTGFDRVMVYRFDAEGAGQVIAETRADDLTSYLGLYYPQSDIPDQAKKLYTLNWLRLIPDVTYQPSALVPAHNPVDDRPTDLSLSVLRSVSHGHLEYLSNMGVGASMSISLIQEQKMWGLIVCHHSTPRYVPYGVRTMCEFVGQVMSVELSNKEAREDLDYKITLKSLQGKLVESLSQSERFLDGLLQLDSNLLDLVSASGAAICTVDQIIRIGQTPPETELTALRDWVKTQIQHNLFQTRSLFQLYPAAASFKAVASGLLALKLSGFHQNYIFWFRPEVIQTVNWAGNPNNPVEVTDSGEKRLLPRKSFEKWQETVQGCSLPWKACEIEVVDELRSLIVGVILKQADNLAKINLELERSNIELDSFAYIASHDLKEPLRGIHNYSNFLMEDYAEVLDADGVAKLHTVVRLTQRMEDLINSLLHYSQLGRAELSRQFTNLNEVAQQAIDTLGISQPQSLIKFLFPRPLPTICCDRGQMSELFTNLLTNAIKYNDKSEKWVEIGFIESDGGDPQNPLLYTFYIRDNGIGIPPQHLERVFQIFKRLHAQDQYGGGTGAGLTIVKKIVERHEGKIWVKSTLDEGSTFYFTLGARGQS from the coding sequence ATGACCCATCAAAATGTTGACTTAACCGATTGCAACCACGAACCGATTCATATTCCGGGACTAATTCAGCCCCACGGCGTGCTATTGGTGTTGCAAGAAACTGACTTGACTATCATCCAGGTTAGTAGCAACACGCTTGAGTTAATCCGTATTTCTCCTGATGAATTATTAGGTAAACCGTTATTAACCTTACTCGCTCCCAAGCAGATTGCTGCAATTCGGCAATGCTTAAGCGAAGATTTTGATCATGTGAATCCGTTGGATATCTCCATCGAAAGTGCAACCAAAGTGTTACTGTTTGATGGAATTTTACATCGCCAGAATGCGCTAATTTTTTTGGAATTAGAACCCAAACAGGAAAGCCAGAAGGCAGATTTTTTTGAGTTTTACCAGCGTGTTAAAGGCATGATTACCAAGATTCAAAAGGCTCCCACCTTGCTAAAAATGTCCGAAGCGGTAGTGAAAGAAGTGCGGATGGTTACGGGGTTTGATCGCGTCATGGTCTATCGGTTTGATGCAGAAGGAGCCGGGCAAGTAATCGCAGAAACTCGGGCAGACGATCTGACTTCTTATCTAGGCTTATACTACCCTCAGAGTGACATTCCTGACCAAGCAAAAAAGCTTTACACCCTCAACTGGCTGCGGTTAATTCCTGATGTTACCTATCAGCCGAGCGCGTTAGTTCCGGCGCACAATCCAGTGGACGATCGCCCCACAGATTTAAGTTTATCCGTGCTGCGGAGTGTGTCTCATGGTCATCTGGAATACCTCAGCAACATGGGAGTTGGGGCTTCCATGTCAATTTCTCTGATTCAAGAGCAAAAGATGTGGGGGCTGATTGTCTGTCATCATTCAACTCCTCGCTATGTGCCTTATGGTGTGCGGACGATGTGTGAGTTTGTGGGGCAAGTGATGTCGGTGGAACTGTCTAACAAGGAAGCTCGTGAAGACTTAGACTACAAAATAACCTTGAAGTCATTGCAAGGCAAACTAGTCGAATCACTGTCTCAGTCAGAACGCTTTTTGGATGGGTTGCTCCAACTAGACTCAAATTTGCTTGATCTCGTTAGTGCATCAGGAGCGGCAATTTGTACGGTAGATCAAATTATTCGCATCGGTCAAACGCCACCAGAAACTGAATTGACAGCCCTACGAGATTGGGTCAAAACTCAGATTCAACACAACCTGTTTCAGACGCGATCGCTCTTTCAGCTTTACCCCGCAGCAGCATCTTTTAAGGCAGTTGCCAGTGGGCTATTGGCGCTAAAACTCTCTGGGTTCCACCAAAATTACATTTTCTGGTTTCGCCCAGAGGTGATTCAAACCGTGAATTGGGCTGGCAACCCCAACAACCCTGTAGAAGTGACAGACAGCGGAGAAAAACGGCTATTACCGCGCAAATCATTTGAAAAATGGCAAGAAACGGTACAGGGTTGCTCATTACCTTGGAAAGCTTGTGAAATCGAAGTGGTAGACGAACTGCGGAGCCTGATTGTGGGCGTGATTCTCAAGCAGGCGGACAATTTGGCAAAAATCAACCTGGAGCTAGAGCGCAGCAACATTGAACTCGATTCGTTTGCCTACATTGCGTCTCATGATCTCAAGGAACCACTCCGAGGGATTCACAATTACTCCAATTTCTTGATGGAGGATTATGCAGAAGTGTTGGATGCTGATGGAGTTGCCAAACTGCATACCGTCGTGCGGCTGACTCAGCGAATGGAAGATCTGATTAATTCACTGCTGCACTATTCTCAACTCGGACGCGCCGAACTCTCTCGCCAATTCACCAACCTCAATGAAGTGGCGCAACAAGCGATAGATACCTTGGGAATCAGTCAGCCGCAGAGCTTGATCAAGTTCCTGTTTCCTCGTCCCTTGCCAACGATCTGCTGCGATCGCGGCCAAATGAGTGAGTTATTCACCAACCTGCTTACCAATGCCATTAAATACAATGACAAATCTGAGAAATGGGTGGAAATTGGTTTCATTGAGTCAGACGGAGGCGATCCTCAAAACCCGTTACTCTACACCTTTTATATCCGTGACAATGGCATTGGCATTCCGCCTCAGCATTTGGAGCGAGTGTTTCAAATTTTCAAACGGCTGCATGCTCAAGACCAGTATGGCGGTGGAACGGGGGCAGGTTTGACAATTGTGAAAAAGATCGTCGAGCGACATGAGGGAAAAATCTGGGTGAAATCAACTCTCGATGAAGGTAGCACGTTTTACTTCACGCTGGGAGCAAGAGGGCAATCATGA
- a CDS encoding ExeA family protein, with translation MLTEVMEHFRLLREFRKAGYYETEHQKQLFKDIKVAIHSGKLVAITGIIGCGKTTTLRRLFEVLEKEGKILVSKSLSVDKNRATLPTLIAALFYDLSTDKEIKIPALGEKRERELRDLIRKGKKPVALFVDEAHDLHYSTLTGLKRLIEVVEDGGGTLSVVLAGHPKLKNDLRRPTMEEIGYRATVFSLEGIVGSQKEYIEWLVSKCTTEDTQISDILEPDAIDLLATRLRTPLQIEQHLTLAFEAAYLFGEKTVTTAIIESVLSKQIDDLEPTLTRHGYDVRGLAEQFNAKPAEIKLLFRRQLDPARSRELHEQMLAAGLPL, from the coding sequence ATGCTCACTGAAGTCATGGAACACTTTCGGTTACTCAGGGAGTTCCGCAAGGCTGGCTACTACGAGACAGAACACCAAAAACAATTGTTTAAGGATATTAAAGTCGCAATCCATTCAGGAAAGCTGGTTGCCATTACGGGAATTATCGGATGTGGCAAGACAACGACTTTACGACGTTTGTTTGAGGTTTTGGAGAAAGAAGGCAAGATTTTAGTCTCGAAATCGCTTTCTGTTGATAAAAACCGAGCGACGCTGCCAACACTGATTGCTGCCTTATTTTACGATTTATCAACAGATAAGGAAATTAAAATTCCTGCACTTGGGGAAAAAAGGGAACGAGAACTGCGTGACCTGATTAGAAAAGGTAAAAAGCCTGTGGCGTTGTTTGTAGATGAGGCTCACGACTTACATTACAGTACGCTTACAGGACTCAAACGTTTAATTGAGGTAGTTGAAGACGGTGGTGGTACGCTCTCAGTAGTGTTAGCTGGTCATCCGAAGCTGAAAAATGATTTGCGCCGTCCAACTATGGAAGAAATTGGCTATCGGGCAACTGTCTTTTCCTTGGAGGGTATTGTTGGTAGCCAAAAAGAATATATTGAATGGTTGGTATCTAAATGTACTACTGAAGATACCCAAATAAGTGACATATTGGAGCCGGATGCCATTGACTTACTTGCCACGCGGTTGAGGACACCATTGCAAATTGAGCAACATTTGACACTAGCTTTCGAGGCTGCATACCTTTTTGGAGAAAAAACAGTTACCACAGCGATTATTGAGTCGGTTTTATCTAAGCAAATTGACGATTTGGAACCCACCTTAACCCGGCATGGCTACGATGTAAGAGGCTTGGCAGAACAGTTTAATGCCAAACCAGCGGAAATTAAATTGCTGTTTCGCCGACAACTTGACCCAGCGCGATCTCGTGAATTACACGAGCAAATGTTGGCGGCGGGACTGCCACTTTGA
- a CDS encoding transposase family protein gives MPVEALINLRHRLDGLPSRCQERRILIEETAALYGVSTDTLYRALRNSSRPKSINRSDSGTPRKLSLEEMERYCEIIAAMKIRTSNKKGRHISTVRAIELLEEFGMETPDGFVQPDKGALTRSTVNYYLKTWGYDQQRMTRQPPAVRFQAEYSNECWHFDLSPSDLKHVKQPSWVEPGRGNPLLMLYSIVDDRSGLCYQEYHCVYGEDVEAALRFLFNAMTAKTTDGFAFQGIPEMIYTDNGPIAKSHVFQNVMDCLRINLVTHMPAGKDGRRVTARSKGKVERPFRTVKEAHETLYHFHEPESDIEANLWLRQYLLHYNDKPHRIEPHSRMEDWLRNIPKSGLRSMCSWERFCTFAREPQRRKVGTDARVSVEGVAYEVEPDLAGETVVLWWGLFDNELYVEKEDRRYGPFYPVDGPIPLHRYRKFKKTKTEERADKIANLAKKLGLPRTALDKNADLQFLVDKYKELEPTVTPFNDPDPYQEFTYPTVLFAKRAISEQLAKPLAKLSPEQLAFIDALLAETLNKKAIIERVRQYFRSNKGEEQNAH, from the coding sequence ATCCCTGTAGAGGCACTTATTAATTTACGCCACCGCCTCGACGGATTGCCCAGCCGTTGTCAAGAGCGGCGAATTCTCATCGAAGAGACAGCAGCATTGTATGGAGTGTCAACAGATACACTATATCGTGCTTTGCGTAACTCATCACGCCCAAAATCCATAAATCGCTCAGATAGCGGAACCCCTAGAAAACTTTCGCTGGAGGAAATGGAACGTTACTGCGAGATAATCGCGGCCATGAAAATCCGTACTAGTAACAAGAAAGGGCGACATATCTCCACAGTCCGAGCGATTGAACTGTTGGAGGAGTTTGGGATGGAAACACCCGATGGTTTTGTCCAACCAGATAAAGGTGCGTTAACTAGAAGCACTGTCAATTATTACTTAAAAACGTGGGGGTATGACCAACAACGCATGACTAGGCAACCGCCTGCTGTGCGTTTTCAAGCGGAGTACAGCAACGAATGTTGGCATTTCGACCTCAGCCCATCTGATTTAAAACACGTAAAACAGCCATCGTGGGTAGAACCAGGGAGAGGGAATCCATTACTGATGCTTTATAGTATTGTTGATGACCGTAGTGGTTTATGTTATCAGGAATATCACTGTGTTTATGGGGAGGATGTGGAAGCTGCATTGCGGTTCTTATTTAATGCGATGACAGCGAAAACAACCGACGGATTTGCCTTTCAGGGGATTCCAGAGATGATTTATACCGACAACGGGCCCATTGCTAAAAGCCACGTATTTCAAAACGTGATGGATTGTCTGAGAATCAATCTTGTTACCCATATGCCTGCGGGTAAAGATGGTCGCCGGGTAACAGCTCGATCCAAGGGTAAAGTGGAAAGACCTTTTCGGACAGTCAAAGAAGCCCACGAAACTCTGTATCACTTTCATGAACCGGAAAGCGACATTGAAGCTAACTTATGGTTGCGCCAATATTTGTTGCATTACAACGACAAACCACACCGCATAGAACCGCATTCTCGGATGGAAGATTGGTTGCGTAATATACCTAAGTCTGGCTTACGTTCGATGTGTAGTTGGGAGCGATTTTGTACCTTTGCCCGCGAGCCACAACGCAGAAAAGTGGGAACAGATGCTAGGGTATCGGTAGAGGGTGTGGCTTATGAGGTAGAACCGGACTTAGCAGGAGAAACTGTCGTGCTATGGTGGGGTTTGTTTGACAACGAACTGTACGTAGAGAAAGAAGACCGTCGTTACGGACCATTTTATCCAGTTGACGGACCTATCCCCTTACACCGCTACCGTAAATTTAAGAAAACTAAAACTGAAGAACGGGCAGATAAAATTGCCAATTTAGCTAAAAAGTTGGGTTTGCCACGGACTGCCTTGGATAAAAACGCGGACTTACAATTTCTGGTGGATAAATATAAGGAATTGGAGCCAACTGTTACACCTTTTAATGACCCCGACCCATACCAAGAATTTACTTATCCGACTGTATTGTTTGCTAAGAGGGCGATTTCTGAACAACTGGCCAAACCTTTGGCTAAATTGTCTCCCGAACAATTGGCATTCATTGATGCGCTGCTGGCTGAGACTCTGAATAAAAAAGCGATTATTGAACGAGTGCGACAATATTTCCGCTCAAATAAGGGAGAGGAACAAAATGCTCACTGA
- a CDS encoding recombinase family protein, with amino-acid sequence MLIGYARISTDDQNLNLQKDALQQAGCEKIYSDRISGAKAERPGLSLALEVARTGDVLVVWRLDRLGRSLKDLISMMETLDKRGIGLSSLQESITTTNNSGRLIFHLFGALAEFERNLIRERTTAGLVAARVRGHRGGRPKALDPTKRQLAVRLYTEKQYTIIEICKLMGISKPTLYNYIAEIKTEHGT; translated from the coding sequence ATGTTGATAGGCTATGCCCGCATTTCAACAGATGACCAAAATCTGAATCTGCAAAAGGATGCTTTGCAGCAGGCTGGTTGCGAGAAAATTTACTCCGACCGAATCAGCGGTGCAAAAGCAGAACGACCTGGACTCTCCTTGGCATTGGAAGTAGCAAGGACTGGTGATGTTTTGGTTGTATGGAGACTAGACCGCTTGGGAAGGTCACTCAAAGATCTGATTTCAATGATGGAAACCTTGGATAAGCGAGGAATTGGGCTTTCTAGCTTGCAAGAATCCATCACCACCACAAATAACAGTGGTAGATTGATTTTCCATTTATTCGGTGCATTGGCTGAATTTGAGCGCAACCTCATCCGTGAACGCACGACGGCTGGACTTGTAGCAGCACGAGTGCGTGGTCATAGGGGAGGTAGACCAAAAGCCCTTGATCCAACTAAACGTCAATTAGCAGTAAGACTTTATACGGAAAAACAATACACAATTATTGAAATATGTAAGTTAATGGGAATTTCCAAACCAACGCTCTACAACTATATTGCAGAGATAAAAACTGAACATGGTACATAA